From Pseudomonas fluorescens:
TGCACCGATCTCTGCCATGACCTCGTCGGTTACAGAGCTGATGAAGTCGGGAGAAACGTCAGTACCGTACTGCTCGGAAAGAAACGCTCGGATCTCTCTGACCGTCATTCCACGGGCATACATGGCGATGATCTTGTCGTCGAAACCGGTGTAGCGGCGTTCGTGCTTGGGGATCAAAATGGGCGAAAAACTGCCGTCCCGGTCGCGGGGAATATCCAGTCGGAGCGGACCGTCGCCGGTTAGAACCGTCTTGCCGCTTTTGCCATTGCGCTGGTTGGTTTCATCCTCTGGGCGCTGCGCGCCCGGCGGATAGCCCAAGTGGTGACCTAGCTCTGCACTCAGCGCTCGCTCGATCAAAGCCTTCTTGAACGCCGCAGACGCGTCCTCGATAGCTTCAGCGGTCATCGGTCCATCGGTGAATTGCTCGAGCAGCTCTTTCGGGATTTTCGGCAGCTCTCGCAACGCGGGTTTCTTTTTGGTTGGCATACATGCACCTCTTACTCATGTTATGCCCGAACACAAAATTTCTGACACCCCCCAGGACGCCGGGTTAGCCGTCCTGGGCCAGGGATGGCCCATGACGGCGGCCCACGGATTCAAGCCTGCGTTCGGGCATACCGAGCCTAAGCGAGGTACCGAGTGGTGGGGCAAGAGCCCTTTTGGTTACTTTTGGGGCTCTTTTCCAAAAGTGACCCGCTGTAAGAGCGGAACCCTAAGCGGCCGTTACCGCAGCAACGGATATGTACTCGGTCAAACCCAACGACATGGTCGGCCCAAAGGCCGCCACGGAAGCAAGCTCCCTCGCCACAGACCGCTGAAAAAAGTTGTGTAGATACTTATGCCCCGATGGCGGAGTGTCAGCCCGTACAGTTTTAACTGATGCACCGCCATCGGGGGGCAATGTCGAATCGTCGCACCGCCCCTCCCACCTGCTCAAACCGTGCCCACTGTTACCCAGCGCTCTTCCTGGGCCGCCACGCGAATCGCCGTCGCCAACCGCTCCACTTCCCACGCCGCCTCAAAGTCAGTGCCGTCCGCCCCCTGGCCGGCCAGCGCCATCATCAACTCCTGTACCTCCAGCGTCTTCAGTTCGTTGTAGCCCAACTGATGCCCGGCAGCCGGGCTGAACGCCGCATAACCCGGCAGGGCAGGGCCTGCCAGCAAGCGCTGGAAACCGTCCTGGCCGGCACGGCACAGGCGCAGTTCATTCAAGCGCTCCTGATCGAACGCCAGGGTGCCCTTCGTGCCGCTGATCTCGAAACTCAGGTGGTTCTTGTAGCCATGCTTGAGCCAACTGCTGCTCACCGTGCCGCGTGCGCCGTTGGCGAAACGCAGCAGGGCGTGAATCTGGTCATCCACTGCGATGGCTTTCAATTCGGTACTGCCTTTGATCGCGGGGCGCCGGGTATGAACCGTCTGCGTATCGGCGCACACGCTGAGCACATCGCCGACCAGATAGCGCGCCATCGACAACAAGTGGCTACCCAGGTCCGCCAGGGCGCCACCGGCGTGTTCCACTTCGCAGCGCCATGACCAGGGTGACGCCGGGTCGGCCATGAAGTCTTCGCTGAACTCGCCCTGGAAACTGATGATCTCGCCAAGGTCGCCATTGGCGATCAACTGCCGCGCCAGGCCGATCATCGGGTTGTGCTGATAGTTGTAGCCGACCCGCGTCACCACCCCGGCCGCGCTTGCCGCACGGCGCATGGCATCGGCCTGTTGCAGGCTGACGGCCAGGGGTTTTTCGCAGTACACCGCCTTGCCTGCGGCAATCGCGGCCATGGCCATGGGGTAGTGCAGGTGGTTGGGGGTGGTGATGGCCACGACGTCCACCGACGGGTCGTTGACCAGCGTTTGCCAATCGCCATGGGCCCGGGCAAAGCCCCAGGCGCTGGCGCAACGCTGGGCGCGTTCGGTGTCGGCATCGGCCAGGGCGGCCAGTTTCAGGGTGACGGGCAGTTCAAATACCGCGCGGGCGTTGTTGAAGGCCAGGGCATGGGCACGCCCCATGAAGCCTGTGCCAATCAAGCCGATTCCGAGTTCGCGCATCGCCGTGGTCCTTTGGATTATTGTTTTCAGGAACACTATTAATGGAATAAAAATTCCCAAAATTCAAGATATGGAAAAATTAATTCATTAGGCGCGCGCTATCATTCCGGCTGATGTGGCTATATTCAGCACGTGGCCAAACGCCGTCAGTTAACAAAAGATAACGTAGCGCCGATTGTCAGACGATTCGAAAGCCCGATAGGATGGCCCCTGCTGCCTCCAGGCGCTCTAGATTGCAGGTTTCAGAGCCCAGGAAGGCAAGACGACCTAACAATAATAATGGGAGAAAGGTCTATGAGTGAGCCTGTCATGGGTTGGGTTGTTTGCCGCCCACGTGCCGCACGCAGGGTTGCGTTGCTGGCCACAGCGCTCTCGCTGTTTGGAGCCGTCGCGTTGCCGACCGCCGTCCAGGCCGCCAGCGATACCCCCGCCGCCGCGGTGTTTGCGATTGAATCCCCCAAGGCCGCCAAGGGCCTGATGATCGACGTGGTCCATGCCGGCAAGCGCCTGGTGGCGGTCGGTGATCGCGGGCATATCCTCTATTCCGATGACCAGGGCACTACCTGGACCCAAGCCAAAGTTCCCACCCGGCAACTGCTGACGGCGGTGTATTTCGTCGATGACCAGCACGGCTGGGCGGTCGGCCATGATGCGCAAGTCCTCGCCAGCACCGACGGCGGTGCCACCTGGAGCCAGCAATACCAGGACCTCAAGCGCGAAGCGCCGTTGCTCGACGTATGGTTCAAAGACGCCAGCCACGGCCTGGCCGTCGGTGCCTACGGTGCGCTGATCGAAACCACCGACGGCGGCAAGACCTGGAACGACGTCAGCGACCGCCTCGATAACGAAGACCAGTTTCACCTCAACGCCATTGCTTCTATCAAGGACGCCGGCCTGTTTATCGTGGGCGAGCAGGGCAGCATGTTCCGCTCCAGCGACGACGGCCAGACCTGGGAAAAACTCGAAGGCCCCTACGAGGGCTCGCTGTTTGGCGTGATCAGCACCGCTCAACCGCAGACCCTGCTGGCCTATGGTTTGCGCGGCAACCTGTACCGCTCCACGGATTTCGGCAGCACCTGGGAGCAGGTCGAATTGAATGCCGCGCGCGGCGCCCTGGAGTTCGGCTTGTCGGGGGCGACCTTGCTCGATGACGGCTCATTGGTGGTGGTCGGCAACGGCGGCAGCGTGGTGGTCAGCCATGACGACGGCCAGACCTTCAGCGTATTCAACCGCCCGGACCGCATTTCGTTGTCGGCCGTCACGGCGGCAGGCAACGGCAACTTGATTCTGGTCGGGCAGGGTGGTGTTCGCGTCGCCACGCCCACCGGCGCCGAACCGACAAAACAATAAGAAGGCGGGGAAAGAATGAGCAGTCATCACAACGATAAAGCGACCTTTCTTGAGCGCCTGATCTTCAACAACCGCCCGGCGGTTATCGTCATTTGCCTGCTGGTGAGTGTGTTCCTGTTCTGGCAGGCGACGTTGATTCGCCCGTCCACCAGCTTTGAAAAAATGATCCCGCTCAAGCACCCCTTCATCGAGAAGATGATGGAACACCGCAACGACCTGGCCAACCTGGGCAACACGGTGCGCATCTCGGTGGAGGCCAAGGACGGTGACATCTTCACGAAGGAGTACATGGAGACCCTGCGCCAGATCAACGACGAGGTGTTCTACATCTCCGGCGTCGACCGCTCGGGCCTCAAGTCGCTGTGGAGCCCCAGCGTGCGCTGGACCGAAGTGACCGAAGAAGGTTTTGCCGGTGGTGAAGTGATCCCGCAGAGCTACAACGGCTCGCCGCAAAGCCTCGACCAACTGCGCAACAACGTGCTCAAGTCAGGCCAGGTCGGGCGCCTGGTGTCCAACGATTTCAAGTCGAGCATTGTCGATATCCCACTGCTGGAGTCCTACCCGGACCCGCAGGACCAGGGCAAGCTACTGGCCCTGGATTACCGCAAGTTCTCCCATGAACTGGAAGACAAGATCCGCGACAAGTTCGAAGCGCAGAACCCCAACGTCAAGATCCATATCGTCGGCTTTGCCAAGAAGGTCGGCGACCTGATCGACGGCCTGGTGATGGTGGTGCTGTTCTTCGGCGTTGCGTTCGTCATCACCCTGGTTCTATTGCTGTGGTTCACCAACTGCCTGCGCAGCACGGTCGCGGTATTGAGTACCACGCTGGTGGCGGTGGTCTGGCAACTGGGCTTGATGCACTTCTTCGGCTTCGGGCTGGACCCGTATTCGATGCTGGTGCCGTTCCTGATCTTCGCCATCGGTATTTCCCATGGCGTGCAGAAGATCAACGGTATCGCCCTGCAATCCAGTGAGGCCGACAACGCGCTGACCGCCGCGCGGCGTACCTTCCGGCAACTGTTCCTGCCGGGGATGATCGCGATCCTCGCGGATGCCGTGGGCTTTATCACGCTGTTGATCATCGACATCGGGGTGATCCGTGAACTGGCCATCGGCGCGTCCATCGGCGTGGCGGTGATCGTGTTCACCAACCTGATCCTGCTGCCGGTGGCGATTTCCTATGCCGGCATCAGCCAGCGCGCCATCGCCCGCAGCAAGAAGGATGCACACCGCGACCACCCGTTCTGGCGCCTGCTGTCGAAATTTGCCAGCGCCAAAGTGGCGCCGGTCTCGATCCTGCTCGCGCTGGTCGCCTTCGGCGGCGGCCTCTGGTACAGCCAGAACCTGAAGATCGGCGACTTGGACCAAGGCGCGCCGGAGCTGCGCCCGGACTCGCGCTACAACAAGGACAACAACTTCATCATCAGCAACTACTCGACCAGTTCCGACGTGCTGGTGGTGATGGTCAAGACCAAGGCCGAAGGTTGCTCGCGCTATGAAGCCATGGCGCCGATCGACCAGTTGATGTGGAAGATGCAGAACACCGAGGGCGTGCAGTCGGCGATCTCGCTGGTGACCGTGTCCAAGCAGATGATCAAGGGCATGAACGAGGGCAACCTGAAATGGGAAACCCTGTCGCGTAACCCGGATGTCCTGAACAACTCCATCGCCCGCGCCGATGGCCTGTACAACAACAATTGCTCGCTGGCGCCGGTGCTGGTGTTCCTCAACGACCACAAGGCCGAAACCCTCGACCGCGCGGTGCATGCGGTGCAGGCGTTCGCCAAGGAGAACAACAAGGACGGCCTGGAGTTCATCCTCGCCGCCGGTAACGCCGGGATCGAAGCGGCCACCAACGAAGTGATCAAGGCGTCGGAGCTGACCATCCTGATCCTGGTGTACCTGTGCGTGGCCACCATGTGCATGATCACCTTCCGTTCCTGGGCGGCGACCCTGTGCATCGTGCTGCCGTTGGTGCTGACCTCGGTACTGGGCAACGCGCTGATGGCGTTCATGGGGATCGGCGTCAAGGTCGCGACCTTGCCGGTGGTGGCCCTGGGCGTGGGGATTGGCGTGGACTACGGCATCTACATCTACAGTCGCCTGGAAAGCTTCCTGCGCGCCGGCCTGCCACTGCAAGAGGCCTACTACCAGACGCTCAAGTCCACCGGCAAGGCCGTGCTGTTTACTGGCCTGTGCCTGGCGATCGGCGTGTGCACCTGGATCTTCTCGGCGATCAAGTTCCAGGCCGACATGGGCCTGATGCTGACCTTCATGCTGCTGTGGAACATGTTTGGCGCGCTGTGGCTGCTGCCGGCGCTGGCCCGCTTCCTGATCAAGCCCGAGAAACTGGCGGGGCAGAAGGGCAATTCGCTGTTTGCCCACTGAGCCCTGGGGTGAGGGCGTCTGGCCCTCACCCCAAGGTGGACCTTCAGGCCGGTATCACGGGTTCGCTCGCGGTAGCGGCGCGATCGCCAGGAAAATCTGGTCGACGGGAGGCGTGATCAGTACATAGACAATGTTGGTGACCGGTTCGCTGCCGGGGTCCCGGAGGTTGCGCAAGTAGGCTTGGACGTGTTCCTTGAGCAAATCCTTCTGGGTGAATTTGCGCTGTTCGGGCAGCTTCAAATGCGCCCGGGTGTAACGGGCGGGCGGGGCGTCGGCCGTGGCGTAGTGGAAGTGCGCGTACCACAACACCGCCGGCGGTTTTTTCGCCTTGTCGTAAACCGCGTATTCGGTGAAGAAGTCGCCGCTGAGGGTCGGACGTTGCGGGTCGGCCAGGCTCGTCAGGTTGATGTCGATTTCTTGATGCTCCCACAGGTAGTTGAGGCTCTCCGGTGTCGGCCATTGGCGCTTGTAGGCTTCACTGCACACGCGTTGAGCCTGCCGGTTCATATCCCGGGCCTGCGCGAGGTATTCGTCGACCAGGTCCTGGGCCGATAGCTTGTCGAGGTGATCGCGCTGTATTTCCTCGGCCAGTGCCGTGAGTTTTCTCGCATGGCCAGTGAGCAGTTCATCCCAGTCGCCCGGATTGACCTGCTGACGGGTGAGGGGCGAGTCGAGTTTTTGCTGGTCGGTCGCAATCGTGTGATCAATGCCTTTGCGCTGTTCGATCAGCGCCTGGCCAAGGCTTTTGAGGGTGGCGAGTGAGCGGCTCTGTGGTTCGGTTGGCACCGGGGCGGCAGGTTCGTCTTCGGTGGCTGCCCAGCCGTCTTCGTGTCGGCTGAAGGCGCTGACGGTTTCACCGGTCAGCGTATCGGTGATGGTGAAACGTTCCTCGGCGCCTTGTGCACCGGCAGGCTTGAGTTCGCCGATGAGGTATTGCTTCCTACGGGTTTTGAAGACACGTTTTGTCGGCAGTTTGGGGCGCAGGTTTTTTGACAGGGGCAGCTCCACGTCCAGCGCTTCCTGCTTGCGCACCACGGCTTCCAGCTCGTTTTGTGCAAGCGCCTTGGCATATTCGAGACCTTTGAGCAGGCGCTCGGACTCCGGGCGCAGTCGACGCGGGTTGATGACCTTGAGTGCGCGGATGGCCTCTTCATAGCGGTTGTACTGCTTGAGGACCGTCTCGTAGACATCCCGTTGTTCGGCCAGCGGGTATTCGGCGCTGCTGCGCACTTCAACGTGAGACAGCAGCACCTCGAACAGGTCGATGTGCTCAAGGCGCCTGATGTAGAGGTCTTCTTCGGGCGGCGGCACGGTATCGGTCATTTCCACGCTGACAGCGGCGAGATAATTCAGCGCATTGAGTTTCAGGTTGTCGGAAAAAAAATGCTGTGGGAAGGCGATTTCATCCAGCAGTTTTTGACGTACCACCCGCCCGGCCCGCGAGTCCTGTTCCAGCCGTTGAAGGGTGTTCTCCATGGCTGCCGAGACCTCGCCCATGTGCTGGCGGATGTTGGCCGACTCAATGGCGTTGCTGATGTATTCGTTGTAGACGGTGCGGTCGCCCAGCAAATTGTCGATAAACATCCGGCGCGCCATCTCTGCCATCGGCTCCCCCGCGCGGGAGAAGCGCATGGCGTTGAGCCGGCCCAATAGCAAGGTGTGAATGAACAGCTGTTGATCCCAGATGGTGTTGAGGATTTTCTCGCGGTCGCGCACGTGCGCACCCGCCCCACCGACTTTTTCCAGTTCCTGGCCCAGCGTGACCATTTCCAGGCGCGGGGGGAGCGACTGGGCAAACAAGACTTCCAGGTTTTGCAGCAGAATCTCGAATTCGCTACGCAGCGTCTGGTGCCTGAGGGTTTCCTGCTGGTGGCGTGCTTCCAGCCCCGGCCTTTGTGCATCAGTCGCCTTTTTCAGCAGCTCTGCCGTCAGTTGGACGATCTTGCGTTGATGCTTCAGGGCATCCAATGCGTTTTGTGTGGGTTTAAGCGATGCATCGAATGGCTCCAGCAGTTGCGGGATTTCTTGGCTGAGTGCCTGTACGCGCGCGAGCACCTGCTCTTTCTTGCGCCGGTTTTGCGCTTGCAGTTCGTCCTTTCTGCCGCCGCCCAACAGCTTCAGCCCAGGGTCGAGGGTCCAGCGGCCCCTCCCGTCGGTCTTGAGCTTGATACCGGGGTGGTCTGGATGCTCAGGGTGAATGATGAACACCTCGCCAAAGCCCGGAACAATACTGACCCTGAACAACAAGCCGCCGACGGAGGCATGCCATCGGCCGTCAATGCTGTACAACCCCGCGTGGGGGCCGATCTTGACCGGCTCTGGTGCGGGCGTGGGCCAGGCGATGTTGACGGATCGCAGTTTGTCCAACAGCCTGGCCGAGGCGCTGTCGCTGGCCAGGGAATGGTCAAAATCCATCAGCGTGCGGCCACCCCCCGGTGGTTCCGCGGGCAGGCCGACAATGCCGCGCGCAACCACTGCTGTTCGCGTTGTTGCCGGGCCGGGCAGCGGGTGCCTGAAGGGCTCGAGGGTCAGGGCTTGTGCATCGAACGGTGGGGTGTCGGCAACGGGAGCCGGGGTGCCGTGATGGATCATCAACAGGCTGATGTTGAGCAACAGGTCGACCCACGCCAGCTCCCTCGCGGTGGGGTTGTCACTTTCCAGCGCCGGCAGGTCTTGGGTGAGGCCTTGCGCCAGTTGCAGGAGCCAACCGACTGCCGCCAAAGGCCCGCGCACGGCCATCAACAGCGTATTGAACCCCAGTTGCATACCTTCCAGGATCAGCGCCCAGCGGCTTTCGCGGTTGGACGTCGACTCGCGCTCGGCCTGGTCCAACAGCTGTCGGGTTTCACTGCCAAACAGGTACTCCATGAGGTTGCCGTGGTTGAGTGACTGAAGCAGTTCGCCACCGCTTTCGTCGCCAGCCCCCGCCAGTTCTGCGGGCGTGGGTACCCTGGGCAGGCTGTCGAACTCCGAACCCATGCCGACACGCACGATGTGGGGTTGCGTAAAACCGCCATGGCTGTAGATCGCCCTGGCAGCGTCCGGCAACCAGGCCAGGACGCTGTCCTGCAGGGGGCCGGGCTGCACGATGGCTGCGAGCAATTGCTCGCGGCGGGCGAATTCGCGCAGTGAGTCGGGATAGGCTGGACGATAAAGCACGTGCGGCCCCAACTGGGTGTCGAGAGGCTCGATGATGAACATGTTTTGCACGACATCCGCCGTCGCCCCAGGCCTGCGCAGAAACGCCAGCGGGCGAATGACGATGGCGTTGCCGTCGATGCGACGCGCCATGGGGTCGGGATCGAGCACCGCGTTCACATATTGGACGCCTCGGGAGGTCAGGCCCGCTTCGCCTTTGATTTTGTGCTCCAACGCCCGGATTTTCAGGTGGATGGGCCGTTGCTGCTGGAACAGCCGCTGGCGTTTTTGCGCCGCCTCGGTGTCGCTCATCAGCGCCTGGCGCAGGTAGTTGGGGTAATTCTTACCGATGTCGACACGCTGGATCAGTTGGAGGATGTAGTCGGCGGTCAGCCAGGCTTCCACTTCCCGGCCCCAGCGGTGGCTTAGGGTCATGCGCCCTTTGGGTCTTCCCGAGAGGTTCTTCAGGGCCAGGTCCACCAGGGTCATGGAGACCGGCTCGATGTAACCGCCCTCCAGGCTGCCCACCGGGACATGAAAGGTCAGCTCCACGTCATCGGCGGCGTACCCGGCAGACAATGTCTCCTGGCTGCAGGTACGCACGCCGCCCAGGGCCTCGGCGCGGTCCAGGCACAGTTGGTGGTTCAAGTGCTGGGTCGCGTAGCTGCGCAGTGTTTCCAGGCTGTCGAAGTCGGCGTCACCCAAGGTCAGGCGCCGGATCCCGGCTTGTTCGATCAGGCATTGGCGATAGGCCAGGCGGTCGGCGGCGCTGGCGCGTTGCAGCCAGACGGGAAGGGCGGACTGGAGGGACGACAGGGTTGCCAGGGGCGTGGCGGCGGCGGTGAATAATCGGCCGGGGTTTACGGTGGTGGCGAACAACTGCTCGAGGGCGGTCACCGTAGACCTGGCGGGAAGTTCAATCGTGGCCAGGTCATCCAGTTGCTGGTTCAGTACCAGCGCGGCTTGTATCTCGAAGATATTGCCGTCGGGTTCATACTGCCGCCAGGTGATCTTGTCGGCCAGGAAACGTTGTTGCATGCGCTCGCCCCAGGCTTGGCCGAAGGCATCCAGGTCGGAGTATGAGTCGATCTTGCCGTCGAGGCTGCACAGCAACACCTGCGTTCGGCTGACGATCAGGATCTCGCTGGCTTGCAGCGTGAGTCGGGCGCCTGCCCGTTCCAACTCCGTCTCCAGGGTATAGGCGCGCACCGCGTTCTCGGGCCAGGGGCGTGCGGCGCGGGTGACTCTGTCGGGATAGCGGCTCAAGATGCTGAGGATGTTCAGTGGTTGGGCTGCGTCACCGGCCTGGCGCGTGGCGGATTCGAGCAGCGAGCCTTGCAGCACATCGGCCAGCCATTTCCAGCGACTAACGCCGGCGTCACTGTCCTGGCTCCAATAGGTTGCCAATGCCTGTTGAAAATCGATGAACAGAAGCGTGGGCAGTTCGTTGATGACCCCTTCGATGACCTCCAGGTCATAGTCGCGACTGCTCCCATTGATGGGATAGGTCAGGCGGTTGCCGGTGACTCCGCTCAAGTAGCTGTCCAGGCCCAGGCGTGTCGATACATCGGGAAAGCTGCCATCAGCCAGGTAGCCCAGCGTGACCTCCAGCAAGGGGAGCAGGGTGCGACCGCCACCTTCACGGGGCACGGCTAATCGAAGGTCCGCGAGTGGGTAAGTCAGCGGCGGGTATTTTTCCTTGAGGTTGGTGGCGAGCAGTTGCGCGGTGACTGAGCGCAATGTCGGGCAGGTGCGGAACTGGGCTTCAACCGCTTGTCGGATCGGCTGTGCGGCAGGTGGGGTGTTTGGGGCAGGCATGGGAGTTCCTTTTCCGTTGAATGAAGACGCGCCCATGCACGTTAATGTGCCGTGTTCGGGGGAGGTGGTAGCCCGTTAGGGGGGAGGCGGCTTGTTAAGGGGGCACGGTGGGGCGCGCATTCGGAGTGGCTGCGATGGCGACGTGTTTTGGCGGGCAAGCCGTAATGCCTTTGTAGGAGCGAGGGGGACGCCTAGTTCTTGCTCGCGAAAAACGTCAACGATAACGCGTGTTTCCGGGGGTGTCAGAAATTTTGTGTTCGGGCATAACATGAGTAAGAGGTGCATGTATGCCAACCAAAAAGAAACCCGCGTGACGTCTCGGCAGAAGGCAAGGCGTCGGAGTCTGCCGCAGCGAAAAGCGGCTGGATGAACGGTTTTGAAAATCAGAAAGGGCTCACCACAGTCAGGAAAAAGACGCGA
This genomic window contains:
- a CDS encoding dermonecrotic toxin domain-containing protein yields the protein MPAPNTPPAAQPIRQAVEAQFRTCPTLRSVTAQLLATNLKEKYPPLTYPLADLRLAVPREGGGRTLLPLLEVTLGYLADGSFPDVSTRLGLDSYLSGVTGNRLTYPINGSSRDYDLEVIEGVINELPTLLFIDFQQALATYWSQDSDAGVSRWKWLADVLQGSLLESATRQAGDAAQPLNILSILSRYPDRVTRAARPWPENAVRAYTLETELERAGARLTLQASEILIVSRTQVLLCSLDGKIDSYSDLDAFGQAWGERMQQRFLADKITWRQYEPDGNIFEIQAALVLNQQLDDLATIELPARSTVTALEQLFATTVNPGRLFTAAATPLATLSSLQSALPVWLQRASAADRLAYRQCLIEQAGIRRLTLGDADFDSLETLRSYATQHLNHQLCLDRAEALGGVRTCSQETLSAGYAADDVELTFHVPVGSLEGGYIEPVSMTLVDLALKNLSGRPKGRMTLSHRWGREVEAWLTADYILQLIQRVDIGKNYPNYLRQALMSDTEAAQKRQRLFQQQRPIHLKIRALEHKIKGEAGLTSRGVQYVNAVLDPDPMARRIDGNAIVIRPLAFLRRPGATADVVQNMFIIEPLDTQLGPHVLYRPAYPDSLREFARREQLLAAIVQPGPLQDSVLAWLPDAARAIYSHGGFTQPHIVRVGMGSEFDSLPRVPTPAELAGAGDESGGELLQSLNHGNLMEYLFGSETRQLLDQAERESTSNRESRWALILEGMQLGFNTLLMAVRGPLAAVGWLLQLAQGLTQDLPALESDNPTARELAWVDLLLNISLLMIHHGTPAPVADTPPFDAQALTLEPFRHPLPGPATTRTAVVARGIVGLPAEPPGGGRTLMDFDHSLASDSASARLLDKLRSVNIAWPTPAPEPVKIGPHAGLYSIDGRWHASVGGLLFRVSIVPGFGEVFIIHPEHPDHPGIKLKTDGRGRWTLDPGLKLLGGGRKDELQAQNRRKKEQVLARVQALSQEIPQLLEPFDASLKPTQNALDALKHQRKIVQLTAELLKKATDAQRPGLEARHQQETLRHQTLRSEFEILLQNLEVLFAQSLPPRLEMVTLGQELEKVGGAGAHVRDREKILNTIWDQQLFIHTLLLGRLNAMRFSRAGEPMAEMARRMFIDNLLGDRTVYNEYISNAIESANIRQHMGEVSAAMENTLQRLEQDSRAGRVVRQKLLDEIAFPQHFFSDNLKLNALNYLAAVSVEMTDTVPPPEEDLYIRRLEHIDLFEVLLSHVEVRSSAEYPLAEQRDVYETVLKQYNRYEEAIRALKVINPRRLRPESERLLKGLEYAKALAQNELEAVVRKQEALDVELPLSKNLRPKLPTKRVFKTRRKQYLIGELKPAGAQGAEERFTITDTLTGETVSAFSRHEDGWAATEDEPAAPVPTEPQSRSLATLKSLGQALIEQRKGIDHTIATDQQKLDSPLTRQQVNPGDWDELLTGHARKLTALAEEIQRDHLDKLSAQDLVDEYLAQARDMNRQAQRVCSEAYKRQWPTPESLNYLWEHQEIDINLTSLADPQRPTLSGDFFTEYAVYDKAKKPPAVLWYAHFHYATADAPPARYTRAHLKLPEQRKFTQKDLLKEHVQAYLRNLRDPGSEPVTNIVYVLITPPVDQIFLAIAPLPRANP
- a CDS encoding Gfo/Idh/MocA family protein gives rise to the protein MRELGIGLIGTGFMGRAHALAFNNARAVFELPVTLKLAALADADTERAQRCASAWGFARAHGDWQTLVNDPSVDVVAITTPNHLHYPMAMAAIAAGKAVYCEKPLAVSLQQADAMRRAASAAGVVTRVGYNYQHNPMIGLARQLIANGDLGEIISFQGEFSEDFMADPASPWSWRCEVEHAGGALADLGSHLLSMARYLVGDVLSVCADTQTVHTRRPAIKGSTELKAIAVDDQIHALLRFANGARGTVSSSWLKHGYKNHLSFEISGTKGTLAFDQERLNELRLCRAGQDGFQRLLAGPALPGYAAFSPAAGHQLGYNELKTLEVQELMMALAGQGADGTDFEAAWEVERLATAIRVAAQEERWVTVGTV
- a CDS encoding WD40/YVTN/BNR-like repeat-containing protein, with the translated sequence MGWVVCRPRAARRVALLATALSLFGAVALPTAVQAASDTPAAAVFAIESPKAAKGLMIDVVHAGKRLVAVGDRGHILYSDDQGTTWTQAKVPTRQLLTAVYFVDDQHGWAVGHDAQVLASTDGGATWSQQYQDLKREAPLLDVWFKDASHGLAVGAYGALIETTDGGKTWNDVSDRLDNEDQFHLNAIASIKDAGLFIVGEQGSMFRSSDDGQTWEKLEGPYEGSLFGVISTAQPQTLLAYGLRGNLYRSTDFGSTWEQVELNAARGALEFGLSGATLLDDGSLVVVGNGGSVVVSHDDGQTFSVFNRPDRISLSAVTAAGNGNLILVGQGGVRVATPTGAEPTKQ
- a CDS encoding efflux RND transporter permease subunit: MSSHHNDKATFLERLIFNNRPAVIVICLLVSVFLFWQATLIRPSTSFEKMIPLKHPFIEKMMEHRNDLANLGNTVRISVEAKDGDIFTKEYMETLRQINDEVFYISGVDRSGLKSLWSPSVRWTEVTEEGFAGGEVIPQSYNGSPQSLDQLRNNVLKSGQVGRLVSNDFKSSIVDIPLLESYPDPQDQGKLLALDYRKFSHELEDKIRDKFEAQNPNVKIHIVGFAKKVGDLIDGLVMVVLFFGVAFVITLVLLLWFTNCLRSTVAVLSTTLVAVVWQLGLMHFFGFGLDPYSMLVPFLIFAIGISHGVQKINGIALQSSEADNALTAARRTFRQLFLPGMIAILADAVGFITLLIIDIGVIRELAIGASIGVAVIVFTNLILLPVAISYAGISQRAIARSKKDAHRDHPFWRLLSKFASAKVAPVSILLALVAFGGGLWYSQNLKIGDLDQGAPELRPDSRYNKDNNFIISNYSTSSDVLVVMVKTKAEGCSRYEAMAPIDQLMWKMQNTEGVQSAISLVTVSKQMIKGMNEGNLKWETLSRNPDVLNNSIARADGLYNNNCSLAPVLVFLNDHKAETLDRAVHAVQAFAKENNKDGLEFILAAGNAGIEAATNEVIKASELTILILVYLCVATMCMITFRSWAATLCIVLPLVLTSVLGNALMAFMGIGVKVATLPVVALGVGIGVDYGIYIYSRLESFLRAGLPLQEAYYQTLKSTGKAVLFTGLCLAIGVCTWIFSAIKFQADMGLMLTFMLLWNMFGALWLLPALARFLIKPEKLAGQKGNSLFAH